In the genome of Haloarcula sp. CBA1129, one region contains:
- a CDS encoding IS1595 family transposase: MFPLKTFVSERRAANLLAQIRWRNGIYCPRCRDESAIRYGSYRVFQRYLCKDCDRTFNDKTGTVFEYSSIPLRKWYLAVYTYIRLNTSIRQLDAELAVTYKTVYRRVQRFLRALDAPRPQLEGPVEIDELYVKAGKKGRERDGRSRSRGLSTRGRGTYHEDKPPVFLLADRGTGETYVHPAKAADESTIRLLLGNRQQESLTVYTDGFRAYEPLDSDDTFDRQYVVHGEGEYADGDVHVNTCESHASLARRWLSPHRGVSKDRLTPYLRALQLRKRVRRKPGDEALKTILETAL; encoded by the coding sequence ATGTTCCCATTGAAGACGTTCGTCTCGGAGCGTCGGGCCGCGAATCTGCTGGCACAGATTCGCTGGCGTAACGGCATCTATTGCCCGCGCTGCCGTGACGAATCCGCGATTCGGTACGGCAGCTATCGGGTGTTTCAACGGTATCTGTGTAAGGATTGCGACCGCACGTTCAACGACAAGACTGGCACAGTCTTCGAGTACTCGTCGATACCACTCAGGAAGTGGTATCTCGCCGTCTACACCTACATCCGGCTGAACACGAGCATCAGGCAACTGGACGCTGAACTCGCCGTCACCTACAAGACGGTCTACCGGCGCGTCCAGCGCTTTCTGCGGGCCCTGGACGCGCCTCGGCCACAACTCGAAGGCCCGGTGGAAATCGACGAACTGTACGTGAAAGCCGGGAAGAAAGGCCGCGAGCGCGACGGTCGGTCGCGCTCGCGTGGCCTGTCCACGCGTGGGCGTGGAACGTATCATGAGGACAAGCCGCCGGTGTTTCTCCTCGCTGACCGTGGCACTGGAGAAACGTACGTTCACCCGGCGAAAGCCGCCGACGAATCGACGATTCGACTCCTACTAGGAAACCGCCAGCAGGAGTCGCTGACTGTCTACACCGACGGCTTTCGAGCCTACGAGCCACTAGATTCGGACGACACGTTCGACCGCCAGTATGTCGTCCATGGCGAGGGTGAATACGCTGATGGCGACGTTCACGTCAATACGTGCGAGAGCCACGCGTCGCTGGCACGACGGTGGCTCTCGCCCCATCGGGGCGTCTCCAAAGACAGACTCACACCGTATCTCAGAGCGTTACAACTTCGGAAGCGCGTTCGCCGCAAACCCGGCGATGAAGCACTCAAAACCATCCTCGAAACTGCGCTATGA
- a CDS encoding TetR/AcrR family transcriptional regulator, translating to MTRDSDGLSATEEEIMHATHRALVNSGYAELSISLISDELDKAKSTIYHYYDSKDALLLRFLRFTVDRFEATINTSIGDHPKEDLNHIITTLLPCELTEEKRQLHSVLVTLAPQALDQEVFREQFTEIDARLSTIIEKTVRRGIDANVFRAVNPAHVAEHILATIKGTMYSRLTTNRGAATVAAKSSLSTYIESHLIS from the coding sequence ATGACTAGAGACAGTGACGGCCTAAGTGCAACTGAAGAAGAGATTATGCACGCAACCCATCGAGCGCTGGTAAACAGTGGGTACGCTGAGCTTTCGATATCGCTTATCTCTGACGAACTCGACAAGGCGAAATCGACGATCTACCACTATTACGATTCAAAAGACGCCTTACTACTCCGCTTTCTCAGATTCACCGTTGACCGGTTCGAAGCCACAATCAATACGAGCATCGGTGACCACCCGAAAGAAGACCTCAACCACATCATTACGACGCTCCTGCCGTGTGAGTTGACCGAGGAGAAACGTCAGCTTCACAGCGTTTTAGTTACGCTCGCCCCGCAAGCGCTGGATCAGGAGGTGTTTCGCGAGCAGTTCACCGAGATCGATGCTCGACTCTCCACAATCATCGAAAAAACGGTTCGTCGAGGCATAGACGCAAACGTGTTTCGTGCGGTGAATCCGGCACACGTGGCCGAGCACATTCTGGCAACGATTAAAGGAACGATGTATAGCCGCCTCACGACCAATCGTGGGGCCGCAACGGTAGCGGCGAAATCGTCCCTTTCCACATATATCGAGTCACATTTGATTTCGTAG
- a CDS encoding RND family transporter: MLDYQKYIDVLDDWIVNRDKTVVAVFIVTTLILSAGFGMTATDSGTSQFTDGVPAQEAFDEVNDNFEREPFGEGTGSTTLIQKDQNVLSKPAILNMLKAQHRLTQRESQDVVGTTSVAQAVAQTLDPDANTLPEQIDTVEAASQTEIKSATRTTLERQPAVAGLLSNDLNREAPSASATLTTVTHEVSGVSSSAGTEGSSPLTPIQQEAEFIVSSVDGDISVFGSGLISAELSSVISDSLGLVVPAAVVLILFFLIIAYRDPFDLLIGLVSLAMAIIWTFGFMGWASIPFTQMLITVPPLLLAIGIDFGIHAVNRYREERVEGIEPTPAMRTATDQLLPAFFIVTGTTVLGFAANGTSQLGPIRDLGFVASVGIIFTFLIFGIFLPSFKHFMDRQRVRYDLPEFSIAPIGSEDSAVGKSLTVGVTIARRAPYVFFALVLVSTAALGAYGTGIDTRFTTEDFLPPEENPEYVEVLPEAVAPSEYTVTKQINYLEDTFESGESDTVTIYVEGSLQDGTALEEIHRANQDPPDSFVTAGGSADTTSILTVINRYERASPEFRQLVAQNDQNGNGVPDQNLPTIYNALYESPYGDRAESYMTDDYARTRIVYSVESDASQQEVTDDTRAVADEFRMEATATGSVVVLKAVSDVIAESAYISLGLAILASAVFLFFAYWLLERRPGLGAANLVPILLTIAALAATMRYLDIPFNVLTGTTLSIGIGLGIDYSAHLVHRFSEEYRGDTGLLEALDISVRGTGGALAGSMVTTTSGTGVLVLAVVPILGQFGLLIALSVLYSFIASILVLPASIVIWDHSRGALETLLSSRTARSMN; this comes from the coding sequence ATGTTAGATTATCAGAAATATATCGACGTACTAGACGATTGGATTGTCAACCGTGACAAGACAGTCGTCGCTGTGTTCATCGTCACAACCCTCATTCTGTCGGCGGGGTTCGGCATGACTGCGACCGACTCAGGGACATCACAGTTCACTGACGGCGTTCCTGCACAGGAAGCGTTCGACGAGGTCAATGACAACTTCGAGCGCGAACCGTTCGGTGAAGGGACCGGCTCTACGACACTTATTCAAAAGGACCAGAACGTCCTGTCGAAGCCGGCCATCCTCAACATGCTGAAAGCGCAGCACCGGCTTACGCAGCGCGAATCACAGGACGTTGTCGGAACGACGAGTGTCGCACAGGCCGTCGCCCAGACACTTGACCCGGACGCGAACACACTGCCCGAACAAATCGACACTGTGGAAGCAGCCTCACAGACGGAGATTAAATCGGCCACCAGAACGACGCTTGAGCGCCAGCCGGCAGTTGCAGGGCTGCTCAGCAACGACCTCAACCGAGAAGCGCCGTCGGCCTCTGCAACGCTGACGACTGTTACACACGAGGTTTCGGGTGTGTCAAGCAGTGCTGGGACAGAGGGGTCATCACCACTGACACCCATTCAACAGGAAGCGGAGTTCATTGTCAGTTCGGTTGACGGTGATATCTCTGTGTTCGGCAGTGGACTCATCTCTGCAGAACTGAGCAGTGTCATCTCCGATTCGCTGGGGCTCGTCGTCCCAGCCGCCGTGGTCCTGATACTGTTCTTCCTTATTATCGCATACCGAGACCCGTTTGATCTGCTGATTGGCCTCGTCTCCCTTGCGATGGCGATTATCTGGACATTCGGGTTCATGGGATGGGCCAGTATCCCCTTCACGCAGATGCTGATCACAGTCCCGCCGTTGCTTCTCGCAATCGGGATTGACTTCGGGATTCACGCTGTAAACCGATACCGCGAAGAGCGGGTCGAAGGGATCGAACCGACGCCTGCAATGCGGACCGCAACCGACCAGTTGCTCCCGGCGTTCTTCATTGTGACAGGAACGACAGTGCTGGGATTCGCCGCAAACGGGACCAGCCAGCTCGGTCCGATCCGCGATCTCGGCTTCGTGGCCAGCGTCGGCATCATATTTACGTTCCTCATCTTCGGTATCTTCCTCCCGTCGTTCAAGCACTTCATGGATCGCCAGCGTGTGCGATACGACCTCCCTGAGTTCAGCATCGCCCCGATTGGCTCTGAGGACTCCGCAGTCGGGAAGTCGCTAACTGTCGGTGTGACAATCGCCCGTCGAGCCCCGTACGTATTCTTTGCCCTCGTACTGGTGTCTACGGCGGCTTTGGGGGCGTATGGAACTGGGATTGATACCCGGTTCACTACGGAGGACTTCCTGCCACCGGAAGAGAACCCCGAATACGTTGAGGTTCTGCCGGAAGCTGTGGCTCCGAGCGAGTACACAGTCACGAAGCAGATAAATTATCTCGAAGACACGTTCGAGAGCGGCGAGAGTGACACAGTAACGATATACGTCGAAGGGTCGTTACAGGACGGAACAGCGCTGGAGGAGATCCATCGGGCGAATCAGGACCCGCCCGACTCCTTTGTTACAGCCGGCGGGAGTGCAGATACGACAAGCATCCTCACCGTTATTAACCGGTACGAGCGTGCGTCGCCGGAGTTCCGGCAACTCGTCGCACAGAACGACCAGAACGGTAACGGCGTCCCTGACCAGAATCTCCCGACAATCTACAACGCGTTGTATGAGTCACCGTACGGCGACCGCGCGGAATCGTACATGACTGACGACTACGCGCGAACGCGCATCGTGTACTCCGTTGAGTCTGATGCGAGCCAACAGGAAGTGACAGATGATACGAGAGCCGTTGCGGATGAGTTCCGGATGGAGGCGACCGCGACTGGTAGCGTTGTAGTCCTGAAAGCGGTCTCTGACGTTATCGCCGAGTCAGCGTACATCAGCTTAGGCCTCGCGATCCTCGCGTCTGCAGTGTTCCTGTTCTTTGCCTACTGGCTACTTGAACGCCGTCCCGGGCTGGGGGCTGCGAATCTCGTGCCGATACTGCTCACTATCGCCGCCTTGGCTGCGACAATGCGGTATCTGGACATCCCGTTCAACGTCCTCACCGGAACGACGCTATCAATCGGCATCGGGCTTGGTATCGATTACTCCGCCCACCTCGTGCATCGGTTCTCCGAGGAGTACCGCGGCGACACCGGCTTGCTTGAAGCACTCGACATTAGTGTCCGCGGAACCGGTGGCGCACTGGCGGGCAGTATGGTCACCACAACATCTGGAACCGGGGTACTCGTCCTCGCGGTTGTCCCGATTCTGGGCCAGTTTGGACTGTTGATCGCCCTTAGCGTCCTCTATTCGTTCATTGCGTCCATACTGGTCCTCCCAGCATCGATTGTCATCTGGGACCACAGCCGTGGAGCGCTTGAGACACTGCTATCCTCACGCACAGCACGGAGCATGAATTAA
- a CDS encoding HalOD1 output domain-containing protein, which yields MTDNSQSDEADGDERLFSAPSGTLTEVQYNPTSDQELTAVIVEAITDQTGIETETYHESPLHDYIDVDAIETLLFGTQPDQSTGPATQNITFRYRNILVTVRADGVVQLSGAGSSTRTN from the coding sequence ATGACCGACAACAGCCAGAGCGATGAGGCTGATGGAGATGAGAGACTATTTTCGGCGCCGAGCGGCACCCTAACTGAAGTTCAGTACAACCCAACCAGTGATCAGGAGCTTACTGCAGTCATCGTTGAGGCCATCACCGATCAGACGGGAATAGAGACAGAAACGTACCATGAGTCGCCGTTACACGACTACATTGATGTCGATGCGATTGAGACGCTACTATTCGGTACACAGCCAGACCAGTCAACCGGACCGGCGACCCAGAACATCACCTTTCGGTACCGTAACATTCTGGTGACTGTTCGCGCTGACGGAGTGGTCCAGCTGTCGGGCGCTGGCAGCAGTACACGAACGAACTAA
- a CDS encoding COG1361 S-layer family protein, with protein MAATRHKLLLLAVIGITVTSGTATAAVVGSPDIAATLEDDTVAPGEQKTIEISLVNSGELDSGSTRNPALNSEVTTAKGLTVSLGSGDAPISVKNSKRSLGTLQAGPKVTVPFDISVNEDASSGTYDAQLRLNYKHTSYISEGTGSRDEDRKTRTVDIEIDVTDDATFNVTDIDSNARVDSTGSVAVRVENTGDSSARNAAVTLESQNQDLTVSGGDATSRFVDKWEPGEVRTFNYRVRAAEAAEPEPYGFELSVAFDNEDGLRTQSVAQSIAVEPDPEQRFSVVNSSSSVAVSNTGTYEVQLRNTGPLTVDDASVSFVSQNADITFGKSSSTTAYVGAWEPGEVRTVRVDTTASPDAEDRSYALSASVQYDDPEGDTSTYDDVPLSLTPAPEQNFGVSNIDTSLQAGEDGSLSATLTNTGTRDVENVVIGWESQQSTLSPKESQYAVGDLAAGESANFSFGVDVSNSAEAGARQFDFGVSYRDDNGDRVGADTLEIRSEVAGSQDEFDIEMQNSTLGVGQARSVTFTITNTKDKTLTSIEGKAFVNDPLSSSDDETFIATLEPGESETVSVQLSAGSDALDKTYPLNLDFQYETPDGEKRVSDTYSLPIEVSDQSGSGGTPLWLVGGIGLLAVVGGVVWYRRQ; from the coding sequence ATGGCCGCTACAAGACATAAACTGCTACTTTTGGCTGTAATCGGGATTACCGTGACTAGTGGGACGGCAACTGCTGCAGTCGTTGGAAGCCCCGATATCGCGGCAACGCTTGAAGACGACACCGTTGCCCCGGGCGAACAGAAGACCATAGAAATCTCACTGGTCAACAGCGGGGAACTCGACAGTGGCTCCACTCGAAACCCGGCGTTGAACAGCGAAGTAACAACGGCAAAGGGGCTTACTGTGTCACTCGGGTCAGGCGACGCCCCCATCTCAGTCAAGAACTCGAAACGCAGCCTCGGCACGCTACAGGCCGGGCCGAAAGTAACAGTGCCGTTTGACATCAGCGTGAACGAAGACGCCAGTTCTGGAACGTACGATGCACAACTGCGACTCAACTACAAGCACACAAGCTATATCTCCGAAGGGACAGGGTCACGAGACGAAGACAGGAAAACCAGAACTGTCGACATCGAAATCGACGTCACCGATGACGCCACGTTTAATGTGACCGATATTGACTCGAACGCACGCGTCGACTCTACAGGCTCGGTAGCAGTTCGCGTCGAAAATACTGGGGATAGCTCTGCACGGAACGCTGCGGTAACACTGGAATCACAGAATCAGGATCTCACAGTGAGCGGCGGCGATGCCACGTCACGGTTTGTTGATAAGTGGGAACCGGGAGAAGTCCGAACGTTCAACTACCGTGTGCGCGCTGCCGAAGCCGCGGAACCGGAGCCCTACGGGTTTGAGCTGTCGGTCGCATTTGACAACGAAGACGGCCTCCGAACACAATCCGTCGCACAATCTATCGCGGTCGAACCTGACCCGGAACAGCGGTTCTCGGTCGTCAATTCAAGCAGTTCTGTCGCGGTCAGTAATACGGGAACGTACGAGGTTCAACTCCGAAACACGGGCCCGCTGACTGTTGACGACGCATCTGTCTCGTTTGTTTCACAGAACGCCGATATAACGTTTGGAAAGAGCTCTTCGACGACCGCCTACGTGGGGGCATGGGAACCCGGGGAAGTCCGGACTGTCCGCGTCGACACGACGGCGAGCCCCGATGCCGAGGATCGAAGCTACGCGCTGTCGGCCAGCGTGCAGTATGACGACCCGGAAGGCGATACCAGCACATATGATGATGTGCCGTTAAGCCTCACTCCTGCGCCTGAACAGAACTTCGGCGTGTCCAACATTGACACGTCGCTTCAGGCCGGCGAAGACGGATCACTGAGTGCAACCCTTACAAACACTGGAACACGTGACGTCGAGAACGTCGTCATCGGATGGGAAAGCCAGCAGTCGACACTGTCGCCAAAAGAGTCACAGTATGCTGTTGGAGATCTCGCTGCGGGCGAATCAGCCAACTTCAGCTTCGGTGTTGATGTGTCCAACAGTGCAGAGGCGGGCGCTCGGCAGTTTGACTTCGGCGTGAGCTACCGCGACGACAACGGTGACAGGGTCGGAGCGGACACACTCGAAATCCGCTCAGAAGTGGCTGGTAGTCAGGACGAATTCGACATCGAGATGCAAAATTCGACGCTCGGTGTGGGACAGGCCCGGTCAGTCACGTTTACGATAACCAACACAAAGGACAAGACGCTGACAAGCATCGAGGGGAAAGCGTTCGTCAATGACCCGCTCAGCAGTAGTGACGATGAAACGTTCATCGCGACACTGGAACCCGGAGAGTCGGAAACGGTCTCCGTCCAGCTTTCGGCGGGGAGCGATGCGCTGGATAAGACGTATCCGCTCAATCTGGACTTCCAGTATGAGACGCCTGATGGGGAGAAACGGGTTTCTGACACCTACAGTCTCCCGATAGAAGTCAGTGACCAGTCCGGAAGCGGAGGGACGCCGCTGTGGTTGGTCGGTGGCATTGGACTCCTTGCCGTCGTCGGCGGCGTGGTCTGGTACAGGCGACAGTAA
- a CDS encoding helix-turn-helix domain-containing protein → MTDSDAIKHEWLVTWKVGVEDGMAYTLFYIVGDREPYESALSAVDTVENYDITPVRDEAFYAFVRGRETEQSRQFYAAFEQPTLMVVPPVAYRPHGIVLFDVVGEPVALEEVRDALPDGITVTIRKVGEYDAQPGTFAIDLTARQREALAVGREIGYYDVPRNGSVEDVAEELGCAPSTTSNHLRKAEARLVERVFR, encoded by the coding sequence ATGACCGACAGCGATGCCATCAAGCACGAATGGCTCGTTACGTGGAAAGTCGGCGTCGAAGACGGGATGGCCTATACGCTATTTTACATCGTTGGCGACCGCGAACCCTACGAATCGGCGCTTTCTGCGGTCGATACCGTGGAGAACTACGATATCACACCGGTTCGAGACGAGGCATTCTACGCGTTCGTCCGTGGCCGCGAGACTGAGCAATCACGGCAATTCTACGCGGCGTTCGAACAGCCGACGCTAATGGTGGTTCCACCGGTGGCGTACCGACCACACGGTATCGTACTATTTGATGTCGTCGGCGAACCGGTCGCTCTCGAAGAAGTCCGGGATGCACTTCCCGATGGAATCACCGTAACCATCCGGAAAGTCGGCGAATACGATGCCCAGCCCGGAACCTTCGCCATCGACCTCACTGCACGTCAGCGCGAGGCACTCGCCGTAGGACGGGAAATCGGTTACTACGACGTCCCGCGAAATGGGAGCGTCGAGGACGTTGCTGAGGAACTCGGTTGTGCTCCGAGTACCACATCGAATCATCTCAGAAAGGCGGAGGCACGGCTTGTCGAACGTGTTTTCAGATAA
- a CDS encoding NADH-quinone oxidoreductase subunit B: protein MSSDRRNVDDAQADKRPCCGRHTNNRFNSTLREVLGSSPFILTKFDTFLNWVRGSSMFVLQFGIACCTIEMMGTLATKHDLDRFAAGVPRASPRQADLIIVPGTIVSKFAPRMKRVYDQMPEPKFVVSMGSCTISGGPFQDGYNVIKGAEQIIPVDIHVPGCPPRPEALIYGVAKLQERIAEGESSPVTVKPYELEQFGDLERDELVDKLASEIDEEDLVMRYDWTNSP from the coding sequence ATGAGCAGTGACCGGCGGAATGTGGACGACGCACAGGCTGATAAGCGTCCATGTTGTGGCAGACACACGAACAACCGATTTAATTCTACACTCCGTGAGGTGCTTGGTTCGTCACCATTCATTCTCACGAAATTCGACACGTTCCTGAACTGGGTCCGGGGATCCTCGATGTTCGTGCTGCAGTTCGGTATCGCCTGTTGTACCATTGAGATGATGGGCACGCTCGCCACAAAACACGATCTCGACCGTTTTGCTGCCGGAGTCCCTCGGGCATCACCGCGACAGGCAGATCTGATTATCGTCCCTGGGACCATCGTTTCGAAGTTCGCACCGCGGATGAAGCGCGTGTACGACCAGATGCCAGAGCCGAAATTCGTCGTCTCTATGGGGTCATGTACCATCTCCGGCGGGCCGTTTCAGGACGGATACAACGTCATCAAAGGTGCGGAGCAAATCATTCCGGTCGATATCCACGTGCCGGGCTGTCCGCCCCGGCCCGAGGCGCTCATCTACGGTGTCGCCAAGCTACAGGAGCGAATCGCGGAGGGCGAGTCCTCACCGGTGACGGTCAAGCCATACGAACTGGAGCAGTTCGGCGACCTCGAACGGGACGAACTCGTGGACAAACTCGCCAGCGAAATCGACGAGGAGGACCTCGTCATGCGGTACGACTGGACAAACTCACCTTGA
- a CDS encoding TetR/AcrR family transcriptional regulator has protein sequence MTNEISFFQNPEGTREEILEATFYALRQHGYADLTISKIGDEFGKSQSLIYHHYDNKDELLVDLLDYMLEQVENQVPLPNQSPEEYIEIIVDEIFGTSSNSDVEFSQAVIELRAQAAHDDDYNRLFRRSDDFIRKQIARVIRAGVDAGAFDVEDPSQTAALFHTVLVGIQAERITSDKETIDDVRAEFRRYVEKCLLSE, from the coding sequence ATGACTAACGAGATATCCTTTTTCCAGAATCCAGAGGGAACCCGCGAGGAGATTCTTGAAGCTACGTTCTATGCATTACGCCAGCACGGGTACGCGGATCTTACTATTTCAAAGATAGGTGATGAATTCGGGAAGAGCCAATCCCTCATATATCATCATTACGATAACAAAGACGAGCTGTTGGTAGATCTCTTGGATTATATGTTGGAGCAGGTCGAGAATCAGGTCCCGTTGCCTAACCAGTCTCCCGAAGAGTATATCGAGATCATCGTCGACGAAATATTTGGCACTAGCAGTAACAGTGATGTCGAGTTTTCGCAGGCTGTAATTGAATTGCGGGCGCAAGCAGCACACGACGACGATTACAACCGCCTCTTTCGCAGGAGTGATGATTTCATTCGAAAACAGATCGCCCGTGTCATCCGAGCGGGTGTTGATGCAGGGGCATTTGATGTTGAAGACCCATCCCAGACAGCCGCGCTGTTCCACACCGTTTTAGTCGGGATTCAGGCTGAACGGATTACCAGCGACAAGGAGACTATCGACGACGTGCGAGCCGAATTTCGGCGGTATGTCGAGAAGTGTTTACTCTCCGAGTAG
- a CDS encoding IS5 family transposase, producing MSKISRFTSNVVQLAKNAVGERGEVAAPEGGGGFAEYAVVSLHCLRVYLGKSYREALDLLSEMPQILGKIGLDAADLPDHSTLVKWFDRIKTELWRVLLRLSAQLHEPSDHAAIDATFFDRENASKHYCRRTNYRVQTLKATALVDTESQAILDVHCTTEKRHDTQLGWQVARRNAGDLASLAADKGYDWMDLREKLREEGVRPLIKHREFQPIDHAHNARIDGPQYRQRAMCETVFSTIKRTLGDTVRARTWYGEFRELVLMCVVHNIKQFLKP from the coding sequence ATGTCGAAAATTTCCCGCTTCACGAGCAATGTCGTTCAGTTAGCTAAAAATGCTGTTGGTGAGCGAGGCGAAGTCGCCGCCCCCGAAGGGGGTGGCGGCTTCGCCGAGTATGCGGTGGTGTCGCTGCACTGTCTGCGGGTTTACCTAGGAAAGTCCTACCGAGAAGCACTTGATTTGCTGAGCGAGATGCCACAAATACTTGGGAAGATCGGCCTTGACGCGGCCGATCTCCCCGATCACTCCACGCTAGTCAAGTGGTTTGACAGAATCAAAACCGAACTCTGGCGAGTGCTGCTGCGCCTGTCGGCGCAGCTGCACGAGCCAAGCGATCACGCCGCTATCGATGCGACGTTTTTCGACCGCGAAAACGCTAGCAAACACTACTGTCGGCGGACGAATTACCGGGTTCAGACGCTCAAAGCGACAGCTCTCGTCGACACAGAAAGCCAAGCGATTCTAGACGTTCACTGTACGACTGAGAAACGCCACGACACACAGCTCGGCTGGCAGGTCGCCCGACGCAACGCGGGCGACCTCGCCAGCCTCGCTGCGGACAAAGGCTATGACTGGATGGATTTACGCGAAAAACTCCGCGAAGAGGGCGTAAGACCGTTGATCAAACATCGTGAGTTCCAGCCCATCGATCACGCGCATAACGCGCGGATCGATGGACCTCAATACCGCCAACGAGCGATGTGTGAGACCGTTTTCTCCACGATTAAGCGCACGCTCGGCGACACCGTGCGTGCGCGAACTTGGTACGGCGAATTTCGTGAACTCGTCTTGATGTGTGTCGTTCACAACATCAAGCAGTTTCTGAAACCGTGA